A region of Vitis riparia cultivar Riparia Gloire de Montpellier isolate 1030 chromosome 1, EGFV_Vit.rip_1.0, whole genome shotgun sequence DNA encodes the following proteins:
- the LOC117922031 gene encoding RING-H2 finger protein ATL46-like, producing MVFSAYPFQKMTLIQSQIKQKDGLLIHSPLSPLLYSSSSPSALSSYDSNYQKESTPSPSSGSRISPAVLFIIVILAVIFFISGLLHLLVRFLVKHRSSSSISQSNRYQETSSSHAFQRQLQQLFHLHDSGLDQAFIDALPVFLYKDIVGLKEPFDCAVCLCEFSQEDKLRLLPMCSHAFHIECIDTWLLSNSTCPLCRGTLFNPGLAMENSVFDFEDSREEGGLSSNGDGVSSAQKPPEDDIASEKRVFSVRLGKFRGLNGGGGGGGGGGEGEGERERGGGETSCSNLDARRCFSMGSFQYVVANSDLQVALCPNRADAGSDAVVKLMKGRGGHTGNSSTDGDVEGKKIKIGSKDESFSVSKIWLWPKKGKFPSSSDTHIGPSVNVGFPWTERTQAS from the coding sequence ATGGTTTTTTCAGCATACCCATTCCAGAAAATGACTTTGATTCAATCTCAAATCAAGCAAAAAGATGGTCTCTTGATCCACTCTCCTCTTTCTCCTCTGCTTTATTCCTCTTCCTCCCCTTCGGCTTTATCTTCCTATGATAGTAATTACCAGAAAGAATCAACCCCATCACCATCATCTGGTAGCAGAATAAGCCCAGCTGTGCTTTTCATCATAGTTATTCTAGCTGTTATATTTTTCATCTCTGGTCTCCTCCACTTGCTTGTTAGATTTCTCGTAAAGCATAGATCTTCTTCATCAATCTCTCAATCTAACAGATACCAGGAAACGTCTAGCTCTCATGCTTTCCAAAGACAGTTACAACAACTCTTCCATCTTCATGACTCAGGGCTAGATCAAGCTTTTATAGATGCTCTCCCCGTGTTCCTTTACAAAGATATAGTGGGTCTTAAAGAGCCATTTGATTGTGCTGTTTGCCTTTGTGAGTTCTCACAAGAAGATAAATTGAGATTGCTTCCCATGTGTAGTCATGCTTTTCACATTGAGTGCATAGACACATGGCTGTTATCAAATTCAACTTGCCCTCTTTGTAGAGGAACCCTCTTCAATCCTGGGCTTGCCATGGAAAATTCAGtatttgattttgaagattCAAGGGAAGAAGGTGGCCTTTCAAGCAATGGAGATGGGGTTTCTTCTGCACAAAAACCACCTGAGGATGATATTGCTAGTGAAAAAAGGGTTTTTTCCGTGAGACTAGGCAAATTTAGAGGCTTaaatggtggtggtggaggaggaggaggaggaggagaaggagaaggagagagagagagaggagggggTGAGACAAGCTGTAGTAATTTGGATGCAAGGAGATGTTTCTCGATGGGTTCGTTCCAATATGTGGTTGCTAATTCGGACCTGCAGGTGGCCTTGTGCCCCAACAGAGCCGATGCTGGCAGTGATGCAGTTGTGAAGCTGATGAAAGGGAGAGGTGGGCACACTGGGAATTCCTCAACTGATGGCGATGTTGAAGGGAAGAAGATTAAGATTGGAAGCAAAGACGAAAGTTTTTCTGTTTCCAAAATCTGGCTCTGGCCTAAGAAGGGTAAATTTCCAAGTTCATCAGATACCCATATTGGTCCTTCTGTTAATGTTGGGTTCCCATGGACTGAGAGAACTCAGGCTTCATGA